GGATTCTACCTGCTGGTGGAGGGTGAttgttgtgttacatttactCTGGCACCAGTAAATACTGTATCAGCTGCACAAGTTTAATAATGTATATCATGTTGAATGTGAAGTTTTTACAGCTTAGGCTGCTTTGCCAGTGCTGATGCTAGATATTCTcatctgtctgagagagaggttaaCCAAGCTATGCGTTGGCAGGGGGGCGCATCGACCACGGACATCACGACGGTAAAGCCAAGCAGGCCCTGCATGAGGCAGTGGAGATGGACCGGGCTATTGGCCACGCCGGCCTCCTGACCAGCATATATGACACAATGACTGTCGTCACTGCTGACCACTCTCACATGTTCAACTTTGGAGGCTACACTCCAAGGGGGAACACAATTTTTGGTGAGCAGTGGATGATTTTGCAACAGTGTATTGTATATTGTATGTGGCTACACTCAGTCATCAGTCACTTGGATGTCGTGGATGTTGTGATTAATGGTTTGTGATGGAGATCGTTCATTGTTTTTCTCTGTCTACAGGACTAAACCCCATTTTGAGTGATGTGGACCAGAAGCCCTTCACAGCCATCTTATATGGGAATGGACCAGGGTTTAAAGTAGTCAATGGTCTGAGAGAGAACATCTCCACCCTTGGCTATGGTAAATTAAATCTTATCATCAATGGAGTATTGCCTCTGTCATAGAGAACACCACTTGGTCTTTGGCATGCCAGAAAATCATCCATCtgatctctttctccttccctttccacctcccttcccttccttcccctctcttcagAGGAAAATAACTACAAGGCACAGTCTGCAGTGCCGCTGAGTATGGAGACTCATGGAGGAGAGGATGTGGCTGTGTTTGCTAAGGGCCCTATGGCTCACCTGCTGCACGGTGTCCACGAGCAGAACTACATTCCCCATGTCATGGCTTATGCTGCCTGCATTGGCCAGAACAGAGACCACTGCATGTCATCCAGTGGAGCCTCTAGTCTCAGTGCTGCTCTGCCCAGCCTGACAGCTCTCCTCACACTCATCCGTCTCCTCTGCTGACCTTTCACCCCAACCCCCCTCCTGCACTACCCCAACCCTCCTCTTAGTATACATGTAATACTCCCACATATTGTTGTCCAGTTGCAATGCATATTTTCTTCttaccatttaaaaaatatttttaattcTATAATGACCACTGCAAGGGCATTTAAAGTTAGTGTTTTGAGGGTTGGTGTTGTTCAGTCAGATGTAGTGTTTGGGAAAATAAGAGGATATCACTTTATTTCTACTGTAACATATAGGATAGGTTGTGTTATTTTACTTTGGTATTGATCACTATTCAGTTAACACCAAAACTATGTGAAGAATTCTGTCATATCAGTTGGTTTAAGAGAAGGATATATCTCTGAATTTATATCAATCATTGTATGGGGTAAATAACCTCCCGGGATTAATGACAAAGCAATGTTGCTGCCCACCTTGTTGTCTGTCAATTCCATGACTATGGATTAGTCAACTTTTTCAAAGAAGCCAGTTCCTTTTGAAAATTAGAAACCTAATGCAGGGGAGAGCGAGGTATGTTGTCACACTTTTCACAATCTTCTAACATTTACTGGGCACAATACATCACAATCTTATAAATGTCATACCAAATGAAAGAAGGAAGTCTTGGGCACATATGTTGTATTCATTACATCTTCATGTCTTATTTCAGTACGGAGTTGTAGACCGTTAAATAGAGAGTGTGCACATGTGACAGTTTGCAACATCAGCGGGTAAATTGTCACACTTCGTCGGGTAAGTTGTCACATTGGATAATCACAAATAAGAACACAACTAATTAATTGTGAATATTGATTTTAATTTCAAATTCAAAACCAAATTCAATTTCATTAAAGAgctcaaaaataaaaacaatcatGCCTAGAGAATCTGGCAAATCATGACTTTCAATCAAAACAATAATACTGGCAGAGCACAAAGTAATTAAGTGACACGACCGCTTTACTTCGAACCTTGAAATCGAACGTTCTCTGGCATGCACATAGATCCACGGTAATTGTTGTAATTGGAATGGAATGTACTGCTGCAGATAACTTATTTAATTAAATGTTTAAGGTCTTAACAAAAAACAGATGTGGTGTTTAAACACACTAATGCACAATTTTGTAACAGCCTATGCGACGTACATCTGTATCTGACTAATCCGACTCATCTTCGGAGTCACAGTTCTGACACACATAAATTGCCTGGCCTGAGGTGCAAGCGTCATGGGCCCATTTGTTGCATCTCACACACTTCACCTAAGTCTCCTTAGGAAGGCTGTTTGAAATGGCTCCACACAGACGAGACAGAAGCACTCCTCTTCATCTGATGATGACTCTtctatgattttttttatttttagctGCCTTCTTGTTCTTTGCAGATCCAGATTTTGACTCCCCCCCTTGCTTCCCTTTCTTCGGAAACAGCCTTTTGCTAGATTGTGCCTTATTCTTTTAAATTTCTATTGCCTGCTTCACTGGTGTGTCAGTTAGAATTGCTGTTTTGCTGGGGCCTGACAGGGTTGGAATGTTGCTTGGGCCTGGCagggcagggttggtcctggggcCTGGCAGGTTGGTTTTGGGGCCTGACAGGGTTGGAATGTTGCTTGGGCATGGCAGGGCAGggttggtgctggggcctggtagggcagggttggtgctggggcctggcaggTTGGTGTTGGGGCCTGACAGGGTTGGAATGTTGCTTGGGCCTGGCAGGGCAGGGTTGGTGCTGGCTTTGTAGGGTTGGTGCTggctttccttccttccttccttccttccttccttcctt
This portion of the Oncorhynchus masou masou isolate Uvic2021 unplaced genomic scaffold, UVic_Omas_1.1 unplaced_scaffold_6773, whole genome shotgun sequence genome encodes:
- the LOC135536888 gene encoding LOW QUALITY PROTEIN: alkaline phosphatase, tissue-nonspecific isozyme-like (The sequence of the model RefSeq protein was modified relative to this genomic sequence to represent the inferred CDS: inserted 1 base in 1 codon) — protein: TGLFEPGDLPYDLERNNETDPSLTEMVEVAIKILKXNPSGFYLLVEGGRIDHGHHDGKAKQALHEAVEMDRAIGHAGLLTSIYDTMTVVTADHSHMFNFGGYTPRGNTIFGLNPILSDVDQKPFTAILYGNGPGFKVVNGLRENISTLGYEENNYKAQSAVPLSMETHGGEDVAVFAKGPMAHLLHGVHEQNYIPHVMAYAACIGQNRDHCMSSSGASSLSAALPSLTALLTLIRLLC